GAGCCCCGCGCCCTGGAGGACCGTCGATGCCGCGCGCTTCAGCGCTCCCAGCGCCACGCGCGTCATGTCGCGCGATGGGGTGAGGAAGCGCATGCCCTCGCGCTGGCCCGTCTGGTGCGGGTTCTCCAGCACGACGTCCGGCGGCAGCGTGCCGTCGTTGCCGAACGCGGCCCCCAGCATGCCCTCGCCGGGCCGTGCCTCCCCCAGCACCACCGCCGCCGCCGCGTCACCCAGCACCAGGTAGGGACGTGGATCTTCCGGCCGCGTGGTGCGCGACAGCAGCTCCACCGACACCACGCCCACCGGTCCCAGCCCCGTCGCCACCGAGCGCGCCGCCAGGTCGAACGCGCTCAGGAAACCCATGCACGCGTTGCCTACGTCCATCGCATCGCACGTGCCGGACAGCCCCAGCGCCGCCGCCACGCGGCTGCCATTGGCCGGCGTGGTGACGTCCCCGCCCATCGACGACACGAACAGGATTCGCCGGAGCGCCGTCGCTGGGAGCCCCGCCGCCTCCAGCGCGCCTCGCAGGGCCTGGGCTCCCAGGTCCGCGGCGCGCATCCCCGCTGGAGCGAAGTGCCGCGTGCGGATGCCCGTCTTGCGTTCCACCTCCGCCGCGTCGCGGCCCACGCGTGCGCAGACCTCTTCCGTCGTCACGGCCGGACCGGGCAGCACGCTCGCGGTGCCGAGGATGCGGACCGGAATCATGCGGCCCTCCTGCTGCCGGACGGGCTTCCTCGCAAGAACTCCCGCGCATGGATGCGGACCGGAATCATGCGGCCCTCCGGCCACCGGCAGTGTTCCGGCGCCCTCGCAGCGCCTCCCAGGCTTGC
This DNA window, taken from Corallococcus coralloides DSM 2259, encodes the following:
- a CDS encoding 3-oxoacyl-ACP synthase III family protein; the protein is MIPVRILGTASVLPGPAVTTEEVCARVGRDAAEVERKTGIRTRHFAPAGMRAADLGAQALRGALEAAGLPATALRRILFVSSMGGDVTTPANGSRVAAALGLSGTCDAMDVGNACMGFLSAFDLAARSVATGLGPVGVVSVELLSRTTRPEDPRPYLVLGDAAAAVVLGEARPGEGMLGAAFGNDGTLPPDVVLENPHQTGQREGMRFLTPSRDMTRVALGALKRAASTVLQGAGLTVADVEWVLTHQPNGSMFAAILQALEVPEQKSVTVVDTVGSVGSASLGTGLDRLWRTRPVKPGDRVLMVGVGAGVAHGAVLYRVGG